ccggcggcggcggggctcccgCCGGCCTCCCCCCTGTTTACAAACACAGCTGTTGCCGTATATTTGCAATGCTAAGGATAAAGCCACCAGCAGCGAGGAGCAAACGAGAGATGGTGCGGGAGAGGGGTCCTCGGCATCTGGAAAGGACAGGGCGCCTTGTTTTTGAAACTGTCAATTCTCTCAACCCCTATTGTGAGCGCTTCATGCAAAACATCTCAGGCCTTTTAAAGCGGGGGCTTGTGAGGCCGCCTTGGAGtgaaagggagagggggagagagaggggccTAGGGCACGGCAAATAATTATATCAGCGCAGTGAAAAAAATGCACCGTGGAAGGCCTAAAACCGGTTAGCCGTCCCTTCCCGAAAGGTTTTCAGGCAGGCCGCGGCCCTCACTGGCGAGCCCTGGCCGCCCTGCAGCCAGGAGCCCCGTACTTGGCCCAGGAGCTGTTAGACCACGCTTTCTGTAGGGCTAAATACCAGGGGAACGGGTCATGTCTGCAAGCATGACTTCAGCAAGGTAGATCCCAATGCCTCCCTCCTTATTTTGCTGGCCAGGGCTTTTCATTTTCAGGCGCTTGCCCTCCTTTTGTACTTCCAAGCTGACCAAAGAGATCCCAGGATGAGCCATTGCATATTCTTTCCAGCAATCCTCTTAACCATAAAAACCACAATTAACAACGTTATCTGTGTTTTGCGTTCTCTAACCTACTGCGTATGTAGAATATTTTCCTGCAGATTACTGCCGTGGGTCAAAAATGCCACTTTTTTACCCCTCTCTGCCTCAACCACTCGCACGTGTGAATGGTGACAAACACAAACATGATAGCATTGCTctcatttctgcagaaaatttaatttattggcaACTAAATCTGTTAGAGGAAAAAGAATCAGAAACCATGTAAAAAAATCACCAAGTGAATTGATTGAACAGCAAACTTCACAGAACAGCTACCACTATTTTGCATTATTGCTAGTAGTGGCGTTTTAAATAAACAACCGGCAAAGAGATTATCCCACTGTAGTCAAGTAAGTGTAGGATATAGAACAATCACTTCTTGAAGTAAATTGTTGTAAACGGCAAGTTACAACTTTTAAGGCAATATACCTCGTTGCTGAAGGCATTACACGTGTTCCCTTTTTAATGCTCTAGAGAATTAAACATAGTCCAAAACTTCCTTTTGTCTTCCATCTGGCAGCAGAAATCTTTCCAATAAATTTACTGGTGAACTCTACTTGTGGCAAATACCTATGGAGTATAGTCCATAAAGTACACGCGCTTCCCTCAGTTGCTTTTTCCTCTAGAAAATTCTGTTGATTTTTGTGTACACCAGGAactggaaaatggtggcgattcATTACTAATACATTTTAAGTTTTATCACCTGTAAACATTGCAACAAAATGGTAACGTGGCTCACTTGAAAAACCTTTGGTTTTCCTTGTTATGAGAACTTACCTTTATGGGAGAAAATTGGTTATTTTTACGTAACTCGATGATATGACTTTATATTATTAAGGCTGAAATTATTATGAACTCTGCTTGCAATAATAATTACAATGCCATCAGAAACAGTTACCAAACTACCCGAATTGgaaagaatacctttttttttttttccccctagtgaGTTATTATACCTGGCTAATTTCTCCAACGGTAGTAAAAACACGAATGTCCTTGTTAGTGGCTTGCGCTAAACTGAGGTGTACACGTGTGAAAATTATTTGGCTGTTTAACTTCTTGCCTTTTGATGTTCCCTGCGTGGCGGGGagcccagcagagcaggctgctgggGGTGCCCGGTGGGTGCCGGGCCTGgggtgctccctgccctgctcctgctcccgggCCTGGAGCTCCCGGGCCTGGAGCTGCCGGGCCGCTGGCAGGGCTGGGCGCCATATTTCACGTCCTCAACTCTGCAGAGCCTATTTGGTATAAATTTATGCTtattcctccccctccccctctcccaggaTTATTTCGGGAACCTGAAAAGGCACCTCTGTAATTTACAATTCCTGGCCAAATCAGCATATCTCTAATTGGAAGTAAACAGGGTCAGGGGATGGAGTTACTTTGAAAGTGATACGTTGTTTAATTGACAAGGCGAAATTTTAGGTTTCAAGTTTGCATATTGCACCTTTGTAGCTTttggctcttctttttttttttttttcctttttttctttttttttttttttggtcaagggAAGACCTTTGTCAAGCAGACACGGCTTTCTAACAGAGCAGGGGGCTTTCCTGAGCAGTACATTTTGTACATATTTACAGTTCTCTGGAAATAAGGCTGTAATCTGTGCAGCTCTAAACATACGAATGTAAACATTCATCTCAGAACAACTTTAGTAAGCAGATTTTTCATGACCATCGTAATTTCAGCAGAGCGGTTAAGTATGCAATGCACCTTTTGCAATTGGCAGTTTAAAGtgatgtgtgtgcatgtgcgtgtgtgtgcgtgtgcaagCAGGGGGGGAAGGGTAACTCCACTGAAAGGCAATTGTTTACTCTTTCTAAATATATTTGGCTGCAGGTATTCTTAGACAAGGCCTTTTACAATGAGAGGAAAACTACGGTGTGGATATAGTAAACAGAGCTGAAATCAGTTAGTGACTGCTTGGAATATTTAGAGACACGAGGGGTTGGCAGAGGGCATCACAAAAGGCAGGAATTAAAAAACTGAGACCCAGGCAGTGGATTGCCAGCAGAAATGTTGACTTTGAGTCAGACAGTAAACATTACattgttgctttgttttccttttttgatttaCGATAAATTATTCTCCCGGGATTGATCGATGAGTGGAATCCTTAAAATTTAATTTGGGAATGATCTAGTATAAATAAAATGCTAATCCAAAGAAAGAAACCAGCAATTATTCATTCTAAACTCTGCTGATTCAGCAACTCAATTATAACTGCCTTTCTCAAGCTGCAAACTTTTCAGGCTGTTTTCAGAGTTGCTGTACCCGTCCTCCCCCCGCAAGAGAGACCTTCCCCCGTCCTCAGCTCTGCTTCCACCTCGGCCTCCagcctttctctcttctcccccccccttccttttcttttcgaggggttggggggggagggagggaaacagTTAACCTCTTGAAGCGTATTTCCTCCAAATAAAAACAGTGAACTTACAAACGGAGAGGAAACCACGGATAACTCTGCAATAATTCAAAGTGTATGGAATCaggaaatttttttaaacagtgtttttaattgaaaataaagcTAAAGCATGCTTTTCAACAGTGCAAATTTCCATAATTTTGATTTACTGCTTCCATCATCACAATATATTATACCAGCATGTCTTACCGAGGGCTAGACTCTAGAAGTCTGCCTGTTCGACTATTTCGATATTAAGTGCAAATATAGATAATTGCCTCTGATTGTCACGTGCAGTAGAAATGTTTCTGCTACATAGAGAGGATGGCatggcaaaaaaaaccaaaaaaccaacccacgaCAACAAATTTCAAGAGATGAGGTTAGAACCGGGAAGTGTAACACGGTTGAACCGCCTGAGTTTTGGTGCCAAAAAGCTATGAATAACACGGTCTTCTCATTTTGTGTATTCTTTCCACTTACGGCCTCTCGTTTCACTTTCTGTGTTGTATTTACTGCTTTGCTATTTCCTCCAGCCAGCGTGAGGGGCTGGACCATAAATTGTACTGCTGGCCGGACAAATATTTTAGTTGCTTTGCAAGTTTGTAAGGGGCATGTTCAGACCACAACTTAAGTATGACATTAGTGGGTAACAGTAACCTTATTTAAGACCTCTGGGTGAAACAAAAAGGCTTCCCAATTGCAAAGAGTGGCTGTACAAGTAAAAACACACCCTTTTACCAAAAATAGAATTCCACATTTATTTACTGGTTTCAGATGAGGCAGCTTTTCCCAGCGCTGGGGTCACAGGCGGACCCCAGCCTTTCCAAACCAGAGAAAAAAGGAGTAAGTGCAACTGCTCTTCGAAAAAGACACCCCTGCACCCAAAAACAAAGCTCCCGAAAAGTAGGCTGCTGCCACATTGAATTATAGTGAACCCTTACTGTGCAACCATGTAACTTAACAAACTTTAACTGAATTAACAGTTAGACTTCCATTTTCGAAATCTAGTGCATAAATTTAATGGCTCATTCTAATATTTATTATTCAACCTTTTGACATTTATTTGCAGCAGTTGAATTGAGGTACTGGTGCATTATTAGCATTTAAACAGTAAAGTGTTCCAGCTCTACCATAATAACTGAGTTTAACTTGAGTCTTTAGCCTGAAGTACTCTgtggaatgtaaaaaaaaaaaaaaaaaaaaaaaaaggcaacagaaccaaaaaaattaaaaacccaaaacaaaccaaaataccaCTGTTGTAATGGTAAAGAAAATAGTAATCCGGTTTCTGTCTTCACAATGTGATAAAACAGGATTCCAAAAGTGTGTATAGTATTAATGGGCTTGTACAAACCATCctgcagagtttaaaaaacaTAAGAAAGTTAAAGGTggttcaagaaaatattttccatactattttattaattaaatttcCTGAATTTGTGGCTAGGTGGAAGAGGTATTGCAGAACCGCCCAGCTGCCATTTCCATACAGGATGGGCCTTGTGAGGTGGTTGGGAATCCTTAGTGGTGTTTAAGGAATAAGCTGGCAACAAATCCCCATCATTGCCAATAATTAGTGATGGTGGACAGGGAAAATTTGCCATGAAATTAAATGGCCTTTTCACTGCTGATGCTACATTGCTGGCTACCCTTTTGCGTCTATTGTTAACTGTAAAATCATCCAGTGTTCCTTCATGTGTCTCAATTTTACCTGTAGGTCGTGGGCTTCGAGCTGATTTCAAATTTGGTTTGACTGGAGGAGTCTGCAGTACAGGTCGCTTTCCCAAAACCAGTGTCCTGTAATTTTTTCTCACCCTTGCTCCAAATTTATACTCCCCATCCTCAGGTTTTGGAGTACCTAAAGTGCATGAGAGGACCTGACTCTGAGTCAGCGGGTTTAAGGAAGTGGTTTCTTTCTCAGTGCATGCAGAATCTTCCTTGGCTGTTAATAAAGCGTCCTGGTTATTACTCTCAGTCACACGGTAAAACTCATCCTTAGTATCATTGCACTCACACTTTAGCTTATGTGTTGTAAGATCAGGCTCATACTCGTCGTTCGCACTGCTGTCCTCTATTTTGATTTTAATGCTGTGCAGGAATGGCAATGCCTTATTGCCTGTATCAGTGCAGTggagctcagctgctgctgctgcccctggaGAAGCAGCATCCTCCTCAGGATCAGTTTGTAAAGAGGGCAAATCCGTGGCAAATTCAATACAATGAGGGATTTTGGAATCTTTCTCTGAATTTGCTGCCGCTGATGAAGAATCATTATTTAAGAACCTAGCAGCTATTGTATTGTTATCTGCACGGTGTGTAGTAGTTGCTGGAAGGCATTTCCTTGCCTCTCTGAGTATTCTTTGTTGTGGAAATGCATTGTTTGTCTTTGGGCTAGGTGAAGAGGCCCCCTTTGCAACACAGTTAATTGTTAGGTCAGTACTCTTGGCATTATTGGAAAATTCAGAGTGTGGGAATGTGATCTCGGATACCCTATCATCTCTTATCTCCGCGAAGCAGCTCCCCAGGCCGCCGGAGCAGCGCagcgccggggcggcgggagcccaGCCGGGGCGGCCCCACTCCTCCGGCAGCTCCGGCTTGACTCCGCCGGGAGGGCCGCGGAGGGCGGGCAGCCCGCCGGgctccgccggggccggggccggggccggcggccggggggcggcggcggcggccgccagATGGTACAAGAAGTTGGCGTGGACCACGCCGGGCGGGCTGCAGAAGCTGGTGCGCCTGAAGCGGATGCTCTGCACCGAGACCTGGCTGGAGACGGAGCTGGAGTCGGAGTCCGAggtgctgtcctcctcctcctcctcctcttcctcctcctcctcctcctcctcctcctcctcctcctcctcctcttccgaGCTGCCCTCGCTGGAGTCCGAGGCGCCGCTGCCCTCCtcgtcgtcctcctcctcctcctcgtcctcctcctccgaGCTGCCCTCGCTGGAGCTGGAGAGGCTGGAGCCGCAGTCCGAGTCGTGGGCGGCGCGGCCGGAGCAGCAGCTGGACTCCGAGTCGCTGCTGCCGCTCTCGGGgaaggcgggcggcggcggcccgaagccgcggggcagcggcagcggcagccgcggggcgccgcggggccggcaggGCCGCGGCGCGGCCAGGGGCCGGCGGGCGCCGCCGGGGGGGGCCCAgcgcgccggcggcggcggcggccgccccgtggcggcggcggcggcagcgggcgggcaggggcggggggccggcggccgggagccgcggccgcgccgcggcggcggcgggcggggggcgggcggcgggcgggcggcgggcgcggaggggcgcgcagctgcccgccgccggcgccgtttCATAGTTTACGGGGGGTTTGCAAGGCGCCCGAGCGATTTCTGGGTAGCTGTGGCCAGTGTATTTACTAAAAATGTGAGGTAGATGAGAGGCCGGTAGCAAGGCTGTGTCCCCCGGACGCAAAGCTTTCCTCCTGATGGGCAGCAGGGGCCGGGGAGAGTCATTCAAACCCAGCCAAAGTTTGTTCTCCTTCCAGAAGCCGGAGAAGGGGTCGGTGGGTGCGAGCTCCGGCCGGAGGTCGGTGGTCGACAGCGCCCGGCTTATTTTCCTCCGTTTCGTCCTAAGGACCCGTTCGGTTTTGCAGGATGTGTAAAGGGCTTCCACGTCCTCTCTGGAGATCAGGGTGCATTTGGCGGCGTGGAAAGCGATGGAGTTGATGGCTTTGAGTTTCCTCAACTCCTCCAGGTCGCAGTgatgcttttttacttttaaatgatcCATTCGCTTGTGCACGGTAGTTCGCGGGATGTTTTTAAGCAGGTCTGTAAAAACCTGGGAGAGTgcaaacatttgctttcctttaatgATGAGGTAGCCGAGCCTCACGCCATCCACCTCTTCAAAACCCGACTTCAGGTCTCCCATTTCGTGAATTAAATTATTCCCAGCatttgcagagagagagagagatatgggggaaaaaaaaaagggggggaaaaaaaaaaagaaaaagccacacacacacaatccTCAGCCAGATGCTGTATTTGTCTCAAGGCATCCTGctaataaaatataacaaaggctGTTATTCCTGGTGAATGAAGTGCCAAACTttagacaaaattaaaaaaataaattaaaaaaataccgtGAGGCTACAATCAATATATAATCTTAAAAATCAGGTTTGCCAAAGTGTTTCTCTAAGTTGCTGCTGAAGATCAGTACCTGTTCCCTTTCATTCCCTGCTTTTCCATTGGAAACTATGATAATGGAATgtgaagggaggaagagaaaagaaatgcagctgcTATTCCCGCCGCTGCTTTAGCTACAAATAAAATGACAGAGTGAAGTGAGCTCGTCCGGAGACACCTTCATCAATTAATTCCCCTAAAGCCAACGCTGATTGGACACTCCTGACAGGTGATGCAATAAAAATTGATATtccaccccttccccccaaaaatctCCCACTAATTAGCATACCCTTATACTGCCACCTCCCCTCCCAAAGTAAATAATACAGTTAGTATATAAATCTTTCTATTAAACAATCCGAGCTCAAACACACTCAGACCTCTCAGACTTCCTCGTAGCTAGCTTCCGAGGAAGGAtttgtgtgcttttttccctATCGCTTCGTATATTTTTAGCCCATTTTGGACAAACGTTGCTCTTTTGTGCATGCCGTGAATTTAAAGGACGTAAGTCTGATCGTAGCGATGGAAAATCCTTCGGTAACGTAGCCGCTTTAAACTAGCATTTTATTCTGCATTGTGTGGAAAATGAAGCTTAGCGAAAACGTGCAGAACAGCCTGGTATTTCCCTTTCTGAGGCTCCAAAGTTAAATGCTCGGTTGTTAACGAGAGGGAATACTTACATTTTCGAGTTTCTCTtgattttcctcttctgcttaATTAGCTTTTTACAGCCGGGGACTAAGGTTATTTTGCTGTCTGAATACCACGGGTTCCCGCACCGTGATACTGTAACACTTTTAACTGAAATTCTGCCTGTAATATtgcgggcggggggaggaggacgTGGGCTCACGTCAGACCCATAACAAAGCATAGATAAGCCAGAAATGTATACACTTTTCACGATTAACCGTGCTGGATCGCGAGCTGGAATGTCCTATAGTCCCAGAGCCCACGTCAGGATTCCTGCGTGCTGATTGCTTCCAGCAGAGAAAGGAGAATGTAAAATATCCAAGGTGCTTCCAAGAGCCTTTACGTAATAACAAAAAAGTGCTGGCGCACACAATGTACGATATTGCAACGGGCTAGGATGCTCCTGGCTCGCAGTTTGCATATTCCGCTCGGAGTAGCCCTGCCGCAGCTTTTTGATGTTCCATTTATAGCAGCCCCTTAAAATCAATTTGAAGAAGCAGCATGAAGGTTTAACCTCTTCTTAGGAACGTTAAATTATGCGAATGTCAGGAACGAGGATTTCGCAAATGTTGCGATAGCTGCATGCCTCTCCCTTGTCACGTTAAAGTGATGCTTGCGGTTTGCACGTTAGgcgctgcaaaaaaaaaaaaatctccaatcTCTGCCGTGCATCCAGTGTTCCGCTGGATACAAACACGAGCACTTTTATGTATCACTGCACATCCAGAATTAGACATATCCGCGAGATTAATGAGACATCTCATATTTCTGGGACTTGGCAAAAAATCgaccgaggggaaaaaaaaaaaatcttcagtccCAAACGTCAATATCCACTCCGCGTATTGGCAATATGGTGCGTGGAGTTCGTGTTACCCCGTCAGGTACAGCTAAAATAAAGCGCATGATCACTCTGCAAAAACGCAGCTTTGCATGCCAAGGCGAAATGCAGGCGAGCCCCCAATTTCGCAGGAATTCTAGAGAGAAGTGGGAATTTGGAGAAGTGCATCCGGGAATGGAGGAAGTCTATTCAAGGGAGCCTCTAACTCGGAGGGCTGAGATTTGAAAAGTCAGCCCTGGACTACTGTTGCTCTCAGCGCAGATGTAATCGCCGCTGTTCAACTTAATCCATGTGTGCGCGAACCGCGATGCCTAGGTCTTCCCTTTGAAACCTGGGGATAGCATTCCCATCCGAGAAAGCAGAGCTAGAGCAAATTACATTTTGTCCCTCGAATTAGAAAAGGATCATTGAGTGGATCTCGTGATATTTCAGCCTTTAAACGTAACCGAGAGGCAGCAGTGAACAATGCCTCGGCACAGCTAAGACCATCCGCGGAGTTCGCCTTCCCTCGCCTTGCATCTGGATCCCCCAGCCTTGCCTTTCTCTTTCTAGCTCGGGTGAGAGGCACCCTGGTATATGCTGAGGCTGAAAGCAAAGTTTCGAGAGAAAACAGCTGCTGGCGCTAAAAAGAAATCATCGTAGTCTTTCTAGAGCTAGAGACAATAAGGTCGTTTAAAAATTCCTCCTGATGTACTTATATGCTGccaacacccccaccccctccccgctgctCTCCTCCCCCTGCTTTAAGGTTAAGGCTATGGAGTCAACAGCAAAGGAACAGTAAACTCCGAGAAAGCTGCTCAGAAGACGTTACCAAAAGCCCCGGTGGGCTGAAAAGTCCTTTATTTGCCAGGTAGTTCGGCTGGGGTGGATTCCCGTGTAAATCCACGCGTGCGTTCGCACGCCGGGAGCCACGGGCACCCGCACCCACGTACTGCCGGTGACAGCCGGGCAGTGGGATTCggcaactgttttaaaaatgcattatttttgttCCTTCAATTCCGGCGCTACCAAACGTTTAAAACTGGTAGCGGCTCTTCGGCAAACCTCCATCTCCCGAAAGGTGCGGCCATGAGCACCGGGGTCGAGGCAGAGCCAAATGTCGACGGGGAGAAACCCACCAGAAGTCTTGGGATATGTCAGGCGCCCAAGCTACACATCCCCACCGTATACTTACACACACTTTCGGTTGCATATCTTTCTCCGCATCTCGCACGGAGACCTCTGTTTCTCTACTTCTCCATCGtttgtttgtgttggttttcttttttttttctttcttttttttgtgtgtgtgtgtgtgtgtgtgtgcgtgtgtgtgcttTCCCTTGGCCATCAGCACACGTTGTGTATCCGGGGTCGTCTtcaagcaggctggggggaagATCCTGATAAAGAGCCGGCGGAGGCCCcttgcacacgcacacacacattaAAGGCAGGGGACTTGAAAATGGATTTGCACGCACACAGGGGATTGCGATCAATAGCCACCAACATTTATGGCTTAGATTGTTAATGTGAAAGCTGgccaaaagaatgaaaatgaaaaattaaaggtgTCTGGTACCAATTACATGAAAAGTTATGCAATAATTTACTTACTGGGAGCCGGGGTGTATGCCTGCGTGTTCGTGTGTCCGTGTGTACGTCGTGCATGTGTGTGCAGACCCAGATGTATATGTCGCTCCCTCTCAAAAGCAAGGGAGTTTCTTTGTTAATTTTGTGGACTGTGTCACCCTCGCTGGTGATCAAAGATGAACATGATTAAAGGGATGGGTGTTTGTCTCGCATTTCTTAAGATAAGGACGCCCAGAGATGCCCGTTTTTACCAAATACATATACAGAGACTTGTGTGTATAggcgcacgcacacacagagaCTATCAATCAAACGTGCTCCTTTTCACGTTGAGTAGCGTGCAATCTGCAATCTACACTCTATAGTCAGTAGTATTTCAGTCTTGAAGCTGTCTGGCCGAAGGATAAACCTCATtaggaaagaaagagcaaaataataTTCATAATACCTCGCTGTAGACCTATTCCCATTTATTAGAAATCATATACTTTCATTTTTGTAAACTTGTGTTAAAATATATGTGCTCGCGGGGAAGTGCTTAACCACGtcattccagaaagaaaatgtgtgtaacatttaaaatactccttttacgtgatgttttgatttattttcatagtATGATTATGTTTAAATATCAGTGCAATTCAGCCTGACCTCTTCCTTCTGCAATGAAGTAATGCACACACCATTTACAGCCTTTTAAACGTTTCGTTGGGAAATGCAACAGCGATGTCCACCAGCAGTTGCACTAATGGGGAGAATTCTTTTGAAAATCTTCGGGAAAACCTAAGAGGTCATGTGCATTTTCACACTAGGATTGCCACATTATTagagcattattattatttattattatttgttaagTGCTGGACCATGCCTTCAGGTATTGACAAGCATTAAATAAACCTTTTGCTTTTGTGACGCTGGgcagaaatatatatttcaaatgAGAACTGGTTTTCTAACCCTATACTCTGCTTTTAGATATTGCTGGGGATATTTTTCTCAAGGAGGACACAGACAGAAAGCAGCTAAAGGCTAGCACAAAGAGTCCAGTAACGTAAATATAACAGGGTCAAAGAACAGTATAATAGGATCCTTCTGCTATCTTAAAGTCAGCCAAAAGTAACTGTAGTACCTAAAATTTGCCATAAATTCTAGTATGACAACAAATCAGAATGTATAACTAAATCTCCTAAATGTGTAGGACAAAGAAACGCCAACaatcagtctggaaaaaaaaaaatcataacccAGCTAACACTCTTATGCCTAGGAGTTTCAGGGTcgctgtttttttcttcttcttttttttttttaatttttactttttttcttctttttttgtgtgtgggttttttttttttttgtaaacaaagCAGCAATGCAAAGTTCTGCTAAGTGCTTTTTaagttgtgttttcttctgtgggGGCTGAGGTGTCACTTGCAGACTAGAATTTTGTGCAATTTATAATCACCACGGGCTAAGACTATTTCTTGAGTTTGGTGCTCCTggtagttttaaaatactttttagcaGGAGTTTCTGGACACATACTACATGCCATGTTGTTTACTGACCCATAATCAAAATGCAGTGACCTTCTACCCTTTTTTTGCCCCTTGACCCATGCTGAATTCAATGCAGCCTTTATAAATTTGCAAATCCTTGGACGTAAAGGGGATTTGGTGAGGCTTTGTTCTGAAAGGATCCtaaaagtttgcatttttaattagacAAAGGTAAAGCAACAAACATTGGGAAATAAGATCCTCTCCTGCACATAGGTGATCACCCTTAATTTCTGCACTGGGGAACTACATCTTAAAAAACATACCCTGCAAACTGAAAAGCAGTTGCAAACGTAGGAGATCAGGAGGTTATGAATTGCACCAAATTAGCAATGTGGTACAAATCACTTTCATGACGTAAGGGATGGCCAGGCCACAATCTTCCGGCGCTCCTCATCTCCAAGGACCGTGTGGATCCTGGTGACCCGGGGAGAGGAGAGAGCCAGCGATTTGATCTGCAGCTACAGGCGCATTCCCTTATCTCCTTTGCTATCAGCCAGTTTAAAGGACACCGTAATTACGATGGTGATAAAACAATGCCCGCTTATGTGTGCTGAATAAATAAAGAATGTTTACAGCCCCAGAATGTTTCAATTCCAATTAAAAGCTATCAAAGAAAagccccctccctctccctcccctccctccttcccaccctccttctccccccacgACTCCCTATTTACCTTGTTGGTTGTAATATGGCCCTATGAAATAAACCGGCCTTCCAGTTTGCTATTAAGGCCacatgggggggagggggaggaggagaggggagtgagacAACACACACTCCCGGTCCCACAATTACTTGGGTCGCCTgcatcctctcttttttttatttgtttatttttcaattgGGAAAGGCGTGATGATGCGTGGGGGAAAAGGCACTTAAGGATCCCGCTCCAACCACCAGCCGGGGGAGTTGGGCgctggaggagggggctgccaCCTCTACAGCCCCCCCTCCCTCGGGGTCTCCCCACCGCTCCTCTTCCCTCTGCGGCGGGGAGCCTTGGAAACGGGAGCCTGAAAATGCATCCTGCTCACTAAGACACAAGGATCATTTCAAATATTCATTGTATCAGCAAATCTCATCATAATCAGATTAAAGcaaggtttggggtggggggatatTGCCTGTGTGGCTGGGTGCGAAACAC
This region of Harpia harpyja isolate bHarHar1 chromosome 1, bHarHar1 primary haplotype, whole genome shotgun sequence genomic DNA includes:
- the SKIDA1 gene encoding LOW QUALITY PROTEIN: SKI/DACH domain-containing protein 1 (The sequence of the model RefSeq protein was modified relative to this genomic sequence to represent the inferred CDS: deleted 1 base in 1 codon) yields the protein MGDLKSGFEEVDGVRLGYLIIKGKQMFALSQVFTDLLKNIPRTTVHKRMDHLKVKKHHCDLEELRKLKAINSIAFHAAKCTLISREDVEALYTSCKTERVLRTKRRKISRALSTTDLRPELAPTDPFSGFWKENKLWLGLNDSPRPLLPIRRKALRPGDTALLPASHLPHIFSKYTGHSYPEIARAPCKPPVNYETAPAAGSCAPLRARRPPAARPPPAAAAARPRLPAAGPPPLPARCRRRRHGAAAAAAGALGPPGGARRPLAAPRPCRPRGAPRLPLPLPRGFGPPPPAFPESGSSDSESSCCSGRAAHDSDCGSSLSSSSEGSSEEEDEEEEEDDEEGSGASDSSEGSSEEEEEEEEEEEEEEEEEEEEEEDSTSDSDSSSVSSQVSVQSIRFRRTSFCSPPGVVHANFLYHLAAAAAAPRPPAPAPAPAEPGGLPALRGPPGGVKPELPEEWGRPGWAPAAPALRCSGGLGSCFAEIRDDRVSEITFPHSEFSNNAKSTDLTINCVAKGASSPSPKTNNAFPQQRILREARKCLPATTTHRADNNTIAARFLNNDSSSAAANSEKDSKIPHCIEFATDLPSLQTDPEEDAASPGAAAAAELHCTDTGNKALPFLHSIKIKIEDSSANDEYEPDLTTHKLKCECNDTKDEFYRVTESNNQDALLTAKEDSACTEKETTSLNPLTQSQVLSCTLGTPKPEDGEYKFGARVRKNYRTLVLGKRPVLQTPPVKPNLKSARSPRPTGKIETHEGTLDDFTVNNRRKRVASNVASAVKRPFNFMANFPCPPSLIIGNDGDLLPAYSLNTTKDSQPPHKAHPVWKWQLGGSAIPLPPSHKFRKFN